One window of the Osmerus mordax isolate fOsmMor3 chromosome 2, fOsmMor3.pri, whole genome shotgun sequence genome contains the following:
- the bcor gene encoding BCL-6 corepressor isoform X3 encodes MVDARLTPLAAMGLDRSALMRDGLRLHGGVVYPGIRAVSAEKSRDNPAVLPLGYGRDGFTDLYKPDLGLDNRKASNGYLGLYKSPPPGLHKPLLLPGSEGLGLDRRVGGEKSTELGLGGAATGASFIHLPWLSPYPEAGMYPYMDSSKYAALNMYKASLLSQPSSYFPQHLAYQSLCAAQGGNINPNVATSAAERLYFMPPYPPSPLSSSLVAPPVRIPAVSVAPSSLVHCQEKGLGVGPRIHHESSPYGQQLLQVPPPPKHHQTPTDRERDREKDRDIEMERDRERERERPTSRSGKPCRPPSSKPPPTTSGCNSSSISGLPIDSSPRASSRLPQPPPPLIDTSDLQRLGPRTGQLTSSSSTTKSMPHAFYMSSVAPENPSPARPSSHKPRPRDGGLELRVGVCEKRPSHSPSKPSTEWPVHPTPSTKDPPEKPLDLSGRMLEYGLTPNGYPAKLDALAMARGGTGGRYSLPPSREHQKETHFNPTVSSTSSKASERPEMISTLHSSWVVPTPTPSSTHAHHLALPQSPRPSPDQTQPLPQTSSSSSVIKHKALEKVLPQPQCSPNSRLGESINPSLATSIPLSPKPNGDWLKHSPGQSESSSVFTNHREIQEKISKAAKRPEPPTQDVSSFKRQCMENGHTPSHLYLPQGEAYLPPSLAYANRYLPYPVPDGMSLHPLPHTMPGKGPVYPHPVLLGGNSLYPAHLAAPKHSLPYHHSLPPAASHAAGEYLTYNSQEMVHPLMHPLPNSNPQERTGDGSLSKPEREASEQGGNQTKQPSYTERIVCIDLVHSDTDGECYPSSNKHTPPLPPPIQHSRGSKKECCHDNQNGREADRESKHQRHQHDNRHLSISQKPNPPDRHQETTSCGRPRAPQDTGCPGMASTPPKGSPVRMSRPGENPEDRGPSPDPADTVEQDQSTLRCARTSGERTSREEREERDRREPPHASLRNPDLGREVHVERDRESERESEREDSMADLEESHGEGDEEEGGHESCKTSRRSSLAKRIANSSGYVGDRIKCVTTELYADSSKLSREQRALQRAMMRFSELELKEKEGGGECVSASAAGRDLADSQRRDRELEICQHTARHTGREGGSTAYGSNRVPVLQRCGAQSKAHQNLFPGQGAPDWAQAGCQSGARDRSRKAMREGESGLPVECRVEENPGLELLPSRKRAHSSQREGEEEEKRERGSHPETNLKASSDDDLTVNAGKLSVPGEEDDEEVQKLKVCIELKGLRLSKPSSTSPDRPEVKEDRAWPHQLRPSEPDVKAVTQTAEINRSWANARITNTENKQAATPNLRHPRERPPTQGPISVDRDRGPRGELRRGPSGGPGVPLCPPSPVALQPPATDTPPLKSRRHSEGDKPKGKRPCKTKHTGPRVEKEGDRRREACVKSTNHHRSLADTKPVPEDKVSEQRVDHHLQRKTPSYPADYTCSPPLPQMHPSRSGPVPAEGPGELPLVTPAESPVVRPIPPEARRLIVNKNAGETLLQRAARLGYEEVVLYCLENRVCEVNHRDYAGYCALHEACARGWINIVTHLLEHGADINCSAQDGTRPLHDAVENNHLDVVRVLLSYGADPTLATYSGRGLLKMTHSHSMERFLTEYFADLQGRTDDDPGVFWEFYGSAVCESADEGYVFDILAEPPGPEKEDPREVFEFEFSDRPLLPCYNIQVSLSQGPRNWLLLSDVLQRLRISARSFRSTFPHLEVVTVAEAEFYRQASLSQLFSCPDELDAFQPDSKELLDLVEGSPELATMLGSSLECLDDHWDEPKEANKKTNTVVNSKAVCNSKAISNAKAMVMAKANVNANMKAMAKNNAMAKMDPKANAKAMARAMANADAKAKAKAMANVMAKADANAKAKQGS; translated from the exons ATG GTGGACGCCAGACTGACGCCCCTGGCCGCCATGGGGCTGGACCGCAGTGCTCTTATGCGTGATGGGCTCCGCCTCCACGGCGGCGTGGTGTACCCAGGGATCCGGGCTGTGTCGGCAGAGAAAAGCCGCGACAACCCCGCTGTCCTCCCGTTAGGCTACGGGCGTGACGGCTTCACGGATCTCTACAAGCCCGACCTCGGCCTTGACAACCGCAAGGCTTCCAATGGGTATCTGGGCCTGTATAAgagccctcctccaggcctccacAAGCCCCTCCTGCTGCCTGGGTCTGAGGGCCTGGGGTTGGACCGGAGAGTGGGGGGTGAGAAGTCGacagagctggggctggggggtgctGCCACTGGGGCTAGCTTCATCCATCTGCCCTGGCTCAGCCCCTACCCAGAGGCAGGGATGTATCCCTACATGGACTCCTCCAAGTACGCTGCCCTCAATATGTACAAGGCCTCCCTGCTATCCCAGCCAAGCTCTTACTTTCCCCAGCACCTGGCCTACCAGTCCCTATGTGCGGCCCAAGGAGGCAACATCAACCCCAACGTAGCCACCTCCGCTGCCGAGAGACTGTACTTCATGCCCCCGtaccccccgtcacccctctcttcctcgctAGTGGCTCCTCCCGTGAGGATCCCCGCTGTGTCTGTGGCCCCCAGCTCTTTGGTGCATTGCCAGGAAAAAGGGCTCGGTGTGGGACCTCGCATCCACCACGAGAGCTCACCGTATGGTCAGCAGCTCCTTCaagttcctcctccccccaaacaCCACCAGACTcccacagacagggagagggaccgagagaaagatagggacatagagatggagagggacagagagagggagagggagagacccacCAGTAGGAGTGGTAAACCCTGCAGACCTCCCTCCAGTAaaccccccccaaccaccagcGGCTGTAATAGCAGTAGTATCAGTGGTCTCCCCATAGACTCCTCCCCCCGGGCCTCCTcacgcctcccccagcctcctccccctctaatTGACACCTCAGACTTACAAAGGCTGGGTCCCAGAACAGGGCAACTAACCTCTTCCTCGTCCACCACAAAGTCCATGCCTCATGCCTTCTACATGAGCAGTGTGGCTCCAGAgaacccctctcctgcccgccCCAGTTCCCACAAACCAAGGCCGAGAGATGGGGGCCTGGAGCTCCGGGTTGGGGTCTGTGAGAAGAGACCTAGTCATTCCCCCTCCAAACCCTCCACAGAGTGGCCGGTCCATCCAACTCCGTCTACCAAAGACCCCCCCGAGAAGCCTCTGGACTTGTCTGGCAGAATGTTGGAGTATGGCCTGACCCCCAATGGCTACCCTGCAAAGCTCGATGCTCTAGCCATGGctaggggggggacaggggggcgaTACAGCCTGCCTCCCAGCCGGGAGCATCAAAAGGAAACCCACTTCAACCCCACTGTCAGCAGCACTTCCTCCAAGGCCTCTGAGAGACCAGAGATGATCAGCACTTTACACTCCTCATGGGTGGtgcccaccccaacccccagctccACCCACGCACACCACCTAGCTTTGCCCCAGTCCCCCAGACCGAGCCCAGACCAGACGCAGCCCCTACCCCagacctcctcatcctcctctgttATCAAACATAAGGCCCTGGAGAAagtcctgccccagcctcaatGTTCTCCTAATTCCAGGTTAGGAGAGTCCATCAACCCCTCTCTGGCAACCTCTATCCCCTTGTCCCCCAAGCCTAATGGTGATTGGCTGAAACATAGCCCAGGCCAATCAGAGAGCTCTTCGGTGTTCACCAATCACAGAGAGATCCAGGAGAAGATTTCGAAAGCAGCAAAGAGACCCGAGCCGCCGACTCAAGACGTATCGTCCTTTAAACGCCAATGTATGGAGAATGGACACACCCCTAGCCACCTGTACTTGCCACAGGGTGAGGCCTATCTGCCCCCCAGCCTAGCATACGCCAACAGGTACCTGCCCTACCCCGTCCCAGACGGCATGTCCCTTCACCCCCTACCCCATACAATGCCGGGTAAGGGCCCAGTTTACCCCCACCCTGTACTGCTGGGGGGCAACAGCCTGTATCCTGCCCACCTAGCAGCCCCCAAACATTCCCTACCTTACCATCACAGTCTACCACCGGCAGCTAGCCATGCAGCTGGGGAGTACCTCACCTACAACTCCCAGGAAATGGTCCACCCTCTGATGCACCCTCTCCCGAACAGCAATCCCCAAGAACGGACAGGAGATGGGAGCCTGTCCAAGCCTGAGAGGGAGGCAAGCGAGCAGGGTGGAAATCAGACCAAGCAACCCTCCTACACGGAAAGAATAGTGTGTATTGACCTGGTTCACTCTGACACAGATGGAGAATGTTACCCGTcctccaacaaacacacaccacctctgcCACCACCCATCCAACACAGCAGGGGCAGCAAAAAGGAATGTTGTCACGATAACCAAAACGGGAGGGAGGCAGATCGTGAATCAAAACACCAGCGTCATCAGCATGATAATCGCCATCTCAGCATCAGCCAAAAACCCAACCCCCCAGACAGGCATCAAGAGACCACCTCATGTGGGAGACCCAGGGCACCTCAGGACACAGGCTGCCCTGGCATGGCCTCTACCCCACCTAAAGGCAGCCCTGTTAGGATGAGCAGGCCAGGAGAGAACCCTGAGGACCGTGGCCCAAGCCCAGACCCTGCAGACACGGTGGAGCAGGACCAGAGCACCCTGCGCTGTGCCAGGACCTCTGGAGAGAGGActtccagagaggagagggaggagagggacagacgaGAGCCACCCCATGCCAGTCTGCGCAACCCAGACCTGGGAAGGGAGGTTCATGTGGAGAGGgaccgagagagtgagagagagagtgagcgagaagaCAGCATGGCTGACCTGGAAGAGTCccatggagagggggatgaggaggagggcggtCACGAATCGTGTAAAACTTCGCGGAGGTCCAGCCTGGCCAAACGGATTGCTAATTCTTCGGGCTACGTTGGCGACCGCATCAAATGTGTGACCACCGAGCTGTACGCTGACTCCAGCAAGTTGAGCCGTGAACAGCGTGCCCTACAG CGGGCAATGATGCGGTTCTCGGAGCTGgagctgaaggagaaggagggcggcggggagtgtgtgtctgcatcggCAGCAGGACGGGACTTGGCTGACAGCCagcgcagagacagagagctggaaaTCTGCCAACACACCGCCAGGcatacagggagggagg GTGGCTCGACAGCCTATGGCAGTAACAGAGTACCAGTGCTCCAGAGGTGTGGAGCTCAGAGCAAGGCTCACCAGAACCTGTTCCCTGGGCAGGGAGCCCCAGACTGGGCGCAGGCTGGCTGCCAGAGTGGGGCACGGGACAGATCCCGGAAGGCAATGCGGGAGGGGGAAAGTGGACTACCAGTGGAGTGTCGGGTTGAGGAGAACCCTGGCCTGGAGTTATTGCCCTCCAGGAAACGTGCACACAGCtctcagagagaaggagaagaagaggagaagagagagagagggagccatcCAGAGACGAACTTGAAAGCCAGCAGTG ATGACGACCTCACCGTCAATGCCGGTAAACTGTCTGTGCCTGGCGAAGAGGACGATGAAGAGGTGCAGAAGCTGAAGGTTTGTATTGAACTGAAGGGACTTCGCCTCAGCAAGCCCAGCTCCACCTCTCCGGACAGACCAGAGGTCAAAGAGGACAGGGCGTGGCCTCATCAACTAAGGCCCAGTGAACCGGATGTGAAAGCAGTGACTCAGACGGCAGAGATCAATCGAAGCTGGGCTAATGCAAGGATaacaaacacagaaaataaACAAG CAGCCACTCCGAATCTTCGGCATCCAAGGGAAAGACCACCCACGCAGGGACCCATTTCTGTGGACAGGGACCGAGGCCCCAGGGGGGAGCTCAGGAGGGGGCCGTCTGGGGGACCAGGAGTGCCCCTGTGCCCCCCTTCTCCAGtggccctccagcctcctgccaCGGACACACCTCCCCTCAAATCCCGTCGTCACAGCGAAGGGGACAAACCGAAGGGCAAGCGGCCATGCAAAACCAAGCATACCGGCCCGAGagtggagaaagagggtgaCCGGAGGAGAGAGGCATGCGTGAAAAGCACCAACCACCACCGCAGCCTAGCGGATACAAAACCAGTCCCTGAAGACAAG GTCAGTGAGCAGCGTGTTGACCACCACCTTCAGAGAAAGACCCCCTCTTATCCGGCTGACTACACGTGCTCTCCACCACTCCCCCAGATGCACCCCTCCAGGTCTGGGCCTGTTCCTGCAGAGGGACCAGGGGAATTGCCCCTTGTGACCCCTGCAGAGTCCCCAGTCGTCCGACCCATTCCGCCAGAGGCCCGGAGACTTATAGTGAACAAGAATGCTGGAGAAACACTGCTACAGAGAGCTGCACGGCTAGGCTATGAG GAAGTGGTGTTGTACTGCCTGGAGAaccgtgtgtgtgaggtgaaccACCGTGACTACGCTGGCTACTGCGCTCTCCACGAGGCCTGTGCACGTGGCTGGATCAACATAGTCACACACCTGCTGGAGCATGGTGCCGACATCAACTGCAGCGCGCAGGATggcaccag GCCCCTTCATGATGCGGTAGAGAACAACCACTTGGATGTGGTGCGTGTGCTGCTGTCCTATGGCGCTGATCCAACCCTGGCCACCTACTCTGGCCGCGGCCTGCTGAAGATGACCCACAGTCACAGCATGGAGCGCTTCCTCACCG AGTACTTTGCTGACCTGCAGGGTCGTACAGATGATGACCCGGGGGTCTTCTGGGAATTCTACGgcagtgcagtgtgtg AGTCTGCCGATGAGGGGTATGTGTTTGACATCCTAGCAGAGCCCCCGGGACCAGAGAAGGAAGACCCGAGGGAGGTGTTTGAATTTGAGTTCTCCGAccgccctctccttccctgctaCAACATCCAGGTTTCACTCTCCCAGGG ACCCAGAAACTGGCTTCTTCTCTCAGATGTGCTGCAGAGGTTGAGAATATCTGCTCGGTCTTTCCGTTCCACCTTCCCCCACCTGGAGGTGGTGACTGTGGCCGAGGCAGAGTTCTACCGCCAGGCCTCCTTGTCTCAGCTCTTCTCCTGCCCTGACGAGCTGGACGCCTTCCAACCAGACAGCAAGGAGCTGCTGGACCTTGTGGAGGGGAGCCCTGAGCTGGCTACCATGCTGGGCTCCAGCCTGGAGTGTCTGGATGACCATTGGGATGAGCCTAAGGAGGCTAACAAGAAGACTAATACTGTGGTTAACTCTAAAGCAGTATGCAACTCTAAGGCAATTTCTAACGCTAAGGCAATGGTTATGGCTAAGGCTAATGTCAATGCCAATATGAAGGCTATGGCTAAGAATAATGCTATGGCTAAGATGGACCCTAAGGCAAATGCAAAGGCCATGGCCAGGGCCATGGCTAATGCTGATGCTAAGGCTAAGGCTAAGGCTATGGCTAATGTAATGGCTAAGGCTGATGCTAATGCTAAGGCTAAGCAGGGATCGTGA
- the bcor gene encoding BCL-6 corepressor isoform X2, with the protein MVDARLTPLAAMGLDRSALMRDGLRLHGGVVYPGIRAVSAEKSRDNPAVLPLGYGRDGFTDLYKPDLGLDNRKASNGYLGLYKSPPPGLHKPLLLPGSEGLGLDRRVGGEKSTELGLGGAATGASFIHLPWLSPYPEAGMYPYMDSSKYAALNMYKASLLSQPSSYFPQHLAYQSLCAAQGGNINPNVATSAAERLYFMPPYPPSPLSSSLVAPPVRIPAVSVAPSSLVHCQEKGLGVGPRIHHESSPYGQQLLQVPPPPKHHQTPTDRERDREKDRDIEMERDRERERERPTSRSGKPCRPPSSKPPPTTSGCNSSSISGLPIDSSPRASSRLPQPPPPLIDTSDLQRLGPRTGQLTSSSSTTKSMPHAFYMSSVAPENPSPARPSSHKPRPRDGGLELRVGVCEKRPSHSPSKPSTEWPVHPTPSTKDPPEKPLDLSGRMLEYGLTPNGYPAKLDALAMARGGTGGRYSLPPSREHQKETHFNPTVSSTSSKASERPEMISTLHSSWVVPTPTPSSTHAHHLALPQSPRPSPDQTQPLPQTSSSSSVIKHKALEKVLPQPQCSPNSRLGESINPSLATSIPLSPKPNGDWLKHSPGQSESSSVFTNHREIQEKISKAAKRPEPPTQDVSSFKRQCMENGHTPSHLYLPQGEAYLPPSLAYANRYLPYPVPDGMSLHPLPHTMPGKGPVYPHPVLLGGNSLYPAHLAAPKHSLPYHHSLPPAASHAAGEYLTYNSQEMVHPLMHPLPNSNPQERTGDGSLSKPEREASEQGGNQTKQPSYTERIVCIDLVHSDTDGECYPSSNKHTPPLPPPIQHSRGSKKECCHDNQNGREADRESKHQRHQHDNRHLSISQKPNPPDRHQETTSCGRPRAPQDTGCPGMASTPPKGSPVRMSRPGENPEDRGPSPDPADTVEQDQSTLRCARTSGERTSREEREERDRREPPHASLRNPDLGREVHVERDRESERESEREDSMADLEESHGEGDEEEGGHESCKTSRRSSLAKRIANSSGYVGDRIKCVTTELYADSSKLSREQRALQMEVISREASNITQPAAIWERAMMRFSELELKEKEGGGECVSASAAGRDLADSQRRDRELEICQHTARHTGREGGSTAYGSNRVPVLQRCGAQSKAHQNLFPGQGAPDWAQAGCQSGARDRSRKAMREGESGLPVECRVEENPGLELLPSRKRAHSSQREGEEEEKRERGSHPETNLKASSDDDLTVNAGKLSVPGEEDDEEVQKLKVCIELKGLRLSKPSSTSPDRPEVKEDRAWPHQLRPSEPDVKAVTQTAEINRSWANARITNTENKQATPNLRHPRERPPTQGPISVDRDRGPRGELRRGPSGGPGVPLCPPSPVALQPPATDTPPLKSRRHSEGDKPKGKRPCKTKHTGPRVEKEGDRRREACVKSTNHHRSLADTKPVPEDKVSEQRVDHHLQRKTPSYPADYTCSPPLPQMHPSRSGPVPAEGPGELPLVTPAESPVVRPIPPEARRLIVNKNAGETLLQRAARLGYEEVVLYCLENRVCEVNHRDYAGYCALHEACARGWINIVTHLLEHGADINCSAQDGTRPLHDAVENNHLDVVRVLLSYGADPTLATYSGRGLLKMTHSHSMERFLTEYFADLQGRTDDDPGVFWEFYGSAVCESADEGYVFDILAEPPGPEKEDPREVFEFEFSDRPLLPCYNIQVSLSQGPRNWLLLSDVLQRLRISARSFRSTFPHLEVVTVAEAEFYRQASLSQLFSCPDELDAFQPDSKELLDLVEGSPELATMLGSSLECLDDHWDEPKEANKKTNTVVNSKAVCNSKAISNAKAMVMAKANVNANMKAMAKNNAMAKMDPKANAKAMARAMANADAKAKAKAMANVMAKADANAKAKQGS; encoded by the exons ATG GTGGACGCCAGACTGACGCCCCTGGCCGCCATGGGGCTGGACCGCAGTGCTCTTATGCGTGATGGGCTCCGCCTCCACGGCGGCGTGGTGTACCCAGGGATCCGGGCTGTGTCGGCAGAGAAAAGCCGCGACAACCCCGCTGTCCTCCCGTTAGGCTACGGGCGTGACGGCTTCACGGATCTCTACAAGCCCGACCTCGGCCTTGACAACCGCAAGGCTTCCAATGGGTATCTGGGCCTGTATAAgagccctcctccaggcctccacAAGCCCCTCCTGCTGCCTGGGTCTGAGGGCCTGGGGTTGGACCGGAGAGTGGGGGGTGAGAAGTCGacagagctggggctggggggtgctGCCACTGGGGCTAGCTTCATCCATCTGCCCTGGCTCAGCCCCTACCCAGAGGCAGGGATGTATCCCTACATGGACTCCTCCAAGTACGCTGCCCTCAATATGTACAAGGCCTCCCTGCTATCCCAGCCAAGCTCTTACTTTCCCCAGCACCTGGCCTACCAGTCCCTATGTGCGGCCCAAGGAGGCAACATCAACCCCAACGTAGCCACCTCCGCTGCCGAGAGACTGTACTTCATGCCCCCGtaccccccgtcacccctctcttcctcgctAGTGGCTCCTCCCGTGAGGATCCCCGCTGTGTCTGTGGCCCCCAGCTCTTTGGTGCATTGCCAGGAAAAAGGGCTCGGTGTGGGACCTCGCATCCACCACGAGAGCTCACCGTATGGTCAGCAGCTCCTTCaagttcctcctccccccaaacaCCACCAGACTcccacagacagggagagggaccgagagaaagatagggacatagagatggagagggacagagagagggagagggagagacccacCAGTAGGAGTGGTAAACCCTGCAGACCTCCCTCCAGTAaaccccccccaaccaccagcGGCTGTAATAGCAGTAGTATCAGTGGTCTCCCCATAGACTCCTCCCCCCGGGCCTCCTcacgcctcccccagcctcctccccctctaatTGACACCTCAGACTTACAAAGGCTGGGTCCCAGAACAGGGCAACTAACCTCTTCCTCGTCCACCACAAAGTCCATGCCTCATGCCTTCTACATGAGCAGTGTGGCTCCAGAgaacccctctcctgcccgccCCAGTTCCCACAAACCAAGGCCGAGAGATGGGGGCCTGGAGCTCCGGGTTGGGGTCTGTGAGAAGAGACCTAGTCATTCCCCCTCCAAACCCTCCACAGAGTGGCCGGTCCATCCAACTCCGTCTACCAAAGACCCCCCCGAGAAGCCTCTGGACTTGTCTGGCAGAATGTTGGAGTATGGCCTGACCCCCAATGGCTACCCTGCAAAGCTCGATGCTCTAGCCATGGctaggggggggacaggggggcgaTACAGCCTGCCTCCCAGCCGGGAGCATCAAAAGGAAACCCACTTCAACCCCACTGTCAGCAGCACTTCCTCCAAGGCCTCTGAGAGACCAGAGATGATCAGCACTTTACACTCCTCATGGGTGGtgcccaccccaacccccagctccACCCACGCACACCACCTAGCTTTGCCCCAGTCCCCCAGACCGAGCCCAGACCAGACGCAGCCCCTACCCCagacctcctcatcctcctctgttATCAAACATAAGGCCCTGGAGAAagtcctgccccagcctcaatGTTCTCCTAATTCCAGGTTAGGAGAGTCCATCAACCCCTCTCTGGCAACCTCTATCCCCTTGTCCCCCAAGCCTAATGGTGATTGGCTGAAACATAGCCCAGGCCAATCAGAGAGCTCTTCGGTGTTCACCAATCACAGAGAGATCCAGGAGAAGATTTCGAAAGCAGCAAAGAGACCCGAGCCGCCGACTCAAGACGTATCGTCCTTTAAACGCCAATGTATGGAGAATGGACACACCCCTAGCCACCTGTACTTGCCACAGGGTGAGGCCTATCTGCCCCCCAGCCTAGCATACGCCAACAGGTACCTGCCCTACCCCGTCCCAGACGGCATGTCCCTTCACCCCCTACCCCATACAATGCCGGGTAAGGGCCCAGTTTACCCCCACCCTGTACTGCTGGGGGGCAACAGCCTGTATCCTGCCCACCTAGCAGCCCCCAAACATTCCCTACCTTACCATCACAGTCTACCACCGGCAGCTAGCCATGCAGCTGGGGAGTACCTCACCTACAACTCCCAGGAAATGGTCCACCCTCTGATGCACCCTCTCCCGAACAGCAATCCCCAAGAACGGACAGGAGATGGGAGCCTGTCCAAGCCTGAGAGGGAGGCAAGCGAGCAGGGTGGAAATCAGACCAAGCAACCCTCCTACACGGAAAGAATAGTGTGTATTGACCTGGTTCACTCTGACACAGATGGAGAATGTTACCCGTcctccaacaaacacacaccacctctgcCACCACCCATCCAACACAGCAGGGGCAGCAAAAAGGAATGTTGTCACGATAACCAAAACGGGAGGGAGGCAGATCGTGAATCAAAACACCAGCGTCATCAGCATGATAATCGCCATCTCAGCATCAGCCAAAAACCCAACCCCCCAGACAGGCATCAAGAGACCACCTCATGTGGGAGACCCAGGGCACCTCAGGACACAGGCTGCCCTGGCATGGCCTCTACCCCACCTAAAGGCAGCCCTGTTAGGATGAGCAGGCCAGGAGAGAACCCTGAGGACCGTGGCCCAAGCCCAGACCCTGCAGACACGGTGGAGCAGGACCAGAGCACCCTGCGCTGTGCCAGGACCTCTGGAGAGAGGActtccagagaggagagggaggagagggacagacgaGAGCCACCCCATGCCAGTCTGCGCAACCCAGACCTGGGAAGGGAGGTTCATGTGGAGAGGgaccgagagagtgagagagagagtgagcgagaagaCAGCATGGCTGACCTGGAAGAGTCccatggagagggggatgaggaggagggcggtCACGAATCGTGTAAAACTTCGCGGAGGTCCAGCCTGGCCAAACGGATTGCTAATTCTTCGGGCTACGTTGGCGACCGCATCAAATGTGTGACCACCGAGCTGTACGCTGACTCCAGCAAGTTGAGCCGTGAACAGCGTGCCCTACAG ATGGAAGTCATATCACGAGAGGCGAGTAATATAACCCAACCTGCAGCTATCTGGGAG CGGGCAATGATGCGGTTCTCGGAGCTGgagctgaaggagaaggagggcggcggggagtgtgtgtctgcatcggCAGCAGGACGGGACTTGGCTGACAGCCagcgcagagacagagagctggaaaTCTGCCAACACACCGCCAGGcatacagggagggagg GTGGCTCGACAGCCTATGGCAGTAACAGAGTACCAGTGCTCCAGAGGTGTGGAGCTCAGAGCAAGGCTCACCAGAACCTGTTCCCTGGGCAGGGAGCCCCAGACTGGGCGCAGGCTGGCTGCCAGAGTGGGGCACGGGACAGATCCCGGAAGGCAATGCGGGAGGGGGAAAGTGGACTACCAGTGGAGTGTCGGGTTGAGGAGAACCCTGGCCTGGAGTTATTGCCCTCCAGGAAACGTGCACACAGCtctcagagagaaggagaagaagaggagaagagagagagagggagccatcCAGAGACGAACTTGAAAGCCAGCAGTG ATGACGACCTCACCGTCAATGCCGGTAAACTGTCTGTGCCTGGCGAAGAGGACGATGAAGAGGTGCAGAAGCTGAAGGTTTGTATTGAACTGAAGGGACTTCGCCTCAGCAAGCCCAGCTCCACCTCTCCGGACAGACCAGAGGTCAAAGAGGACAGGGCGTGGCCTCATCAACTAAGGCCCAGTGAACCGGATGTGAAAGCAGTGACTCAGACGGCAGAGATCAATCGAAGCTGGGCTAATGCAAGGATaacaaacacagaaaataaACAAG CCACTCCGAATCTTCGGCATCCAAGGGAAAGACCACCCACGCAGGGACCCATTTCTGTGGACAGGGACCGAGGCCCCAGGGGGGAGCTCAGGAGGGGGCCGTCTGGGGGACCAGGAGTGCCCCTGTGCCCCCCTTCTCCAGtggccctccagcctcctgccaCGGACACACCTCCCCTCAAATCCCGTCGTCACAGCGAAGGGGACAAACCGAAGGGCAAGCGGCCATGCAAAACCAAGCATACCGGCCCGAGagtggagaaagagggtgaCCGGAGGAGAGAGGCATGCGTGAAAAGCACCAACCACCACCGCAGCCTAGCGGATACAAAACCAGTCCCTGAAGACAAG GTCAGTGAGCAGCGTGTTGACCACCACCTTCAGAGAAAGACCCCCTCTTATCCGGCTGACTACACGTGCTCTCCACCACTCCCCCAGATGCACCCCTCCAGGTCTGGGCCTGTTCCTGCAGAGGGACCAGGGGAATTGCCCCTTGTGACCCCTGCAGAGTCCCCAGTCGTCCGACCCATTCCGCCAGAGGCCCGGAGACTTATAGTGAACAAGAATGCTGGAGAAACACTGCTACAGAGAGCTGCACGGCTAGGCTATGAG GAAGTGGTGTTGTACTGCCTGGAGAaccgtgtgtgtgaggtgaaccACCGTGACTACGCTGGCTACTGCGCTCTCCACGAGGCCTGTGCACGTGGCTGGATCAACATAGTCACACACCTGCTGGAGCATGGTGCCGACATCAACTGCAGCGCGCAGGATggcaccag GCCCCTTCATGATGCGGTAGAGAACAACCACTTGGATGTGGTGCGTGTGCTGCTGTCCTATGGCGCTGATCCAACCCTGGCCACCTACTCTGGCCGCGGCCTGCTGAAGATGACCCACAGTCACAGCATGGAGCGCTTCCTCACCG AGTACTTTGCTGACCTGCAGGGTCGTACAGATGATGACCCGGGGGTCTTCTGGGAATTCTACGgcagtgcagtgtgtg AGTCTGCCGATGAGGGGTATGTGTTTGACATCCTAGCAGAGCCCCCGGGACCAGAGAAGGAAGACCCGAGGGAGGTGTTTGAATTTGAGTTCTCCGAccgccctctccttccctgctaCAACATCCAGGTTTCACTCTCCCAGGG ACCCAGAAACTGGCTTCTTCTCTCAGATGTGCTGCAGAGGTTGAGAATATCTGCTCGGTCTTTCCGTTCCACCTTCCCCCACCTGGAGGTGGTGACTGTGGCCGAGGCAGAGTTCTACCGCCAGGCCTCCTTGTCTCAGCTCTTCTCCTGCCCTGACGAGCTGGACGCCTTCCAACCAGACAGCAAGGAGCTGCTGGACCTTGTGGAGGGGAGCCCTGAGCTGGCTACCATGCTGGGCTCCAGCCTGGAGTGTCTGGATGACCATTGGGATGAGCCTAAGGAGGCTAACAAGAAGACTAATACTGTGGTTAACTCTAAAGCAGTATGCAACTCTAAGGCAATTTCTAACGCTAAGGCAATGGTTATGGCTAAGGCTAATGTCAATGCCAATATGAAGGCTATGGCTAAGAATAATGCTATGGCTAAGATGGACCCTAAGGCAAATGCAAAGGCCATGGCCAGGGCCATGGCTAATGCTGATGCTAAGGCTAAGGCTAAGGCTATGGCTAATGTAATGGCTAAGGCTGATGCTAATGCTAAGGCTAAGCAGGGATCGTGA